From a single Hymenobacter sp. YIM 151500-1 genomic region:
- a CDS encoding RNA polymerase sigma factor, which translates to MIRLDHFSDPAALRQALLTDRSRVLTQLYQRAFPVVRRHVQRHGGTEADAQDVFQDALVVFYEQAVGEMLTLTAAASTYLVGVSRNLWRRELVRRSRLPAEPTDAHPELPAEPEPEPAPALAVRDYVEQLGARCRDILLAFYYFQQPLSQIAATHQFRTVRSATVQKFKCLERLRTAVRNLREQLLPA; encoded by the coding sequence ATGATTCGCCTCGACCATTTTTCCGACCCCGCTGCCCTGCGCCAGGCCCTGCTGACTGACCGTTCCCGTGTGCTGACCCAGCTGTACCAGCGGGCCTTCCCGGTAGTGCGCCGGCACGTGCAGCGCCACGGCGGCACCGAGGCCGACGCCCAAGACGTGTTTCAGGATGCGCTGGTGGTCTTCTACGAGCAAGCTGTAGGCGAAATGCTGACGCTGACGGCCGCGGCCAGCACCTACCTGGTGGGCGTAAGCCGCAACCTGTGGCGGCGCGAGCTGGTCCGGCGCAGCCGCCTGCCCGCCGAGCCCACCGACGCCCACCCGGAGCTGCCCGCCGAACCCGAACCAGAGCCCGCCCCGGCATTGGCCGTACGCGACTACGTGGAGCAGCTCGGGGCCCGGTGCCGGGATATTCTGCTGGCCTTTTACTACTTCCAGCAGCCCCTGAGCCAGATTGCGGCTACGCATCAGTTTCGCACGGTGCGCTCGGCTACGGTTCAGAAATTCAAGTGCCTGGAGCGCCTGCGCACGGCCGTGCGCAACCTGCGCGAGCAACTTCTTCCCGCCTAA
- a CDS encoding vWA domain-containing protein — MARCSYLLLLSLLTLSFWLGGAAPARAQTAPPAPKPRTTRILFLLDASGSMLAQWEGKTRWEVAKGLLARMADSLNAYPSLELGLRAYGHLHPKEENNCEDSRLEVPFAPKNAAAIKAKLKAMQPQGNTPITYSLLQSADDFPTADKTSRNVLILITDGLESCKGNPCATALALQRKRVFLKPFVIGIGAEKDFGKQLECLGQYYNAADVKTFRTILNDVVAQTLAKTTVAVNLTDEQGRPVESNVNLTFINNLTEQPEYNYIHYRDAQGRPDALDIDALQSYDLVINTVPPVRQPNLLIRPGKANVLIYKTPQGTLWLKPPTATASPYGTVQAVIRQTGQDKTLLALPFGARQKLLAGNYEVELLTLPRQLRRITVKQGQETALTYEPPGVLNIVTDLKGYGSVYRLGQDESQTWVYNLPHGGSSKINQPLQPGTYRLVFRTTSATGSQFTDVRTFTIRPSQTTSVSIFGR, encoded by the coding sequence ATGGCACGATGCTCTTACCTGCTTCTGCTCTCCCTACTGACGCTCAGCTTCTGGCTGGGCGGGGCCGCGCCGGCGCGTGCCCAAACGGCACCGCCTGCGCCCAAGCCCCGCACCACCCGCATCCTGTTTCTGCTGGATGCCTCGGGGTCGATGCTGGCGCAGTGGGAGGGCAAGACGCGGTGGGAAGTGGCTAAAGGCCTGCTGGCCCGCATGGCCGACTCGCTCAACGCCTACCCCAGCCTTGAGCTGGGCCTGCGCGCCTACGGCCACTTGCACCCCAAGGAGGAAAACAACTGCGAGGATTCGCGGCTGGAAGTGCCGTTTGCCCCGAAAAATGCCGCCGCCATCAAGGCCAAGCTCAAAGCTATGCAGCCCCAGGGCAACACGCCCATCACCTACTCCCTGCTCCAGTCGGCCGACGACTTCCCCACGGCCGACAAAACCTCCCGCAACGTGCTCATTCTGATTACCGACGGGCTTGAGTCGTGCAAGGGCAACCCCTGCGCCACGGCTCTGGCCTTGCAGCGCAAGCGGGTGTTTCTGAAGCCCTTCGTCATTGGCATCGGGGCCGAGAAGGACTTCGGCAAGCAGCTGGAGTGCCTGGGGCAGTACTACAACGCGGCCGACGTGAAGACCTTCCGCACCATCCTCAACGACGTGGTGGCCCAGACCCTGGCCAAAACCACCGTGGCCGTGAACCTGACCGACGAGCAGGGCCGCCCCGTGGAATCCAACGTCAACCTGACCTTCATCAACAACCTCACCGAGCAGCCCGAGTACAACTACATCCACTACCGCGACGCCCAGGGCCGGCCCGATGCCCTCGACATCGACGCCCTGCAGAGCTACGACCTGGTGATTAACACCGTGCCGCCCGTACGCCAGCCGAACCTGCTCATCCGGCCCGGCAAGGCCAACGTGCTGATCTACAAAACGCCCCAAGGCACGCTCTGGCTTAAGCCGCCCACGGCCACGGCCAGCCCCTACGGCACAGTGCAGGCCGTCATCCGGCAGACGGGCCAGGACAAAACCCTGCTGGCCCTGCCCTTCGGGGCGCGGCAGAAGCTGCTGGCCGGCAACTACGAGGTGGAGCTGCTGACCCTGCCGCGCCAGCTGCGGCGCATCACCGTGAAGCAGGGCCAGGAAACCGCACTCACCTACGAGCCGCCCGGCGTGCTCAACATCGTCACCGATTTGAAAGGCTACGGCAGCGTCTACCGTCTGGGCCAGGACGAGTCGCAGACCTGGGTGTACAACCTGCCCCACGGCGGCTCCTCCAAAATCAACCAGCCCTTGCAGCCGGGCACCTACCGCCTCGTCTTCCGCACCACCAGCGCCACCGGCAGCCAGTTCACCGACGTGCGCACCTTCACCATCCGCCCCAGCCAAACCACCTCGGTAAGCATCTTTGGAAGATAG
- a CDS encoding transketolase, giving the protein MAQDTSFAASSETHAPEATKSVAELKQIAAQVRRDIVRMVHAVNSGHPGGSLGCTDLLVALFFKVMKHTPEPFDMDGIGQDLFILSNGHISPVFYSVLARSGYFPVGELATFRKLNSRLQGHPATHEHLPGVRIASGSLGQGLSVAIGAAQAKKLNQDSRTVFVLMGDGELEEGQIWEAAMYAPHHKVDNLIAFVDRNGQQIDGPTEKVMHLGDLRAKFEAFGWRVLETDGNQFETLLPTIEQAQGLLGQGQPIVVLLDTQMGYGVDFMMGSHKWHGVAPNDEQLEKALQQLSVEEASDY; this is encoded by the coding sequence ATGGCCCAGGACACGTCTTTTGCCGCTTCTTCCGAAACCCACGCGCCCGAGGCTACCAAGTCGGTGGCCGAGCTGAAACAGATTGCCGCCCAGGTACGCCGCGACATTGTGCGCATGGTGCACGCCGTCAACTCCGGCCACCCTGGCGGCTCACTGGGCTGCACCGATCTGCTGGTGGCCCTTTTTTTTAAAGTGATGAAGCACACCCCGGAGCCATTTGACATGGACGGCATCGGGCAGGACCTGTTTATCTTGTCGAACGGCCACATTTCGCCGGTGTTTTACTCGGTGCTGGCCCGCTCGGGCTACTTCCCGGTGGGCGAGCTGGCCACGTTCCGCAAGCTCAACTCCCGCCTGCAAGGCCACCCCGCCACCCACGAGCACTTGCCCGGCGTGCGCATAGCTTCGGGCTCCCTCGGCCAGGGCCTGAGCGTAGCCATCGGGGCGGCCCAGGCCAAAAAGCTCAATCAGGACTCCCGCACCGTGTTCGTGCTCATGGGCGACGGGGAGCTGGAGGAGGGCCAGATCTGGGAAGCGGCCATGTACGCCCCCCACCACAAAGTCGACAACCTGATTGCTTTCGTGGACCGCAACGGCCAGCAGATCGACGGCCCCACCGAAAAAGTGATGCACCTGGGCGACTTGCGCGCCAAGTTCGAGGCCTTCGGCTGGCGCGTGCTCGAAACCGACGGCAACCAGTTCGAGACCCTGCTGCCCACCATTGAACAGGCCCAGGGTCTGCTGGGTCAGGGCCAGCCCATTGTCGTGCTTCTGGATACGCAGATGGGCTACGGCGTCGACTTCATGATGGGTTCCCACAAGTGGCACGGCGTGGCCCCCAACGACGAGCAGCTCGAAAAAGCCCTCCAGCAGCTCAGCGTGGAAGAGGCGTCGGACTACTAA
- a CDS encoding ClpP family protease has product MLASAEFRRFAVRGQGLNGLHFDQYVHHVEGLARPHLTGMTRSVIEERPTRFAEIDVFSRLIMDRIIFLGTAVDDHIANILTAQMLFLESVDNRKDILLYINSPGGSVYAGLGIYDTMQYISPDVATICTGMAASMGSFLLCGGAIGKRSALPHARVMIHQPSGGVQGPSADIEITAREVVKLRQELYNIYAERTGKTYEQIHNDADRDHWLRADEAKEYGVIDEVLKKE; this is encoded by the coding sequence ATGCTTGCTTCTGCTGAATTTCGCCGCTTTGCCGTGCGCGGCCAGGGCCTCAATGGCCTGCACTTCGACCAGTACGTGCACCACGTGGAAGGCCTGGCCCGGCCCCACCTTACCGGCATGACCCGCTCGGTTATCGAGGAGCGCCCGACGCGCTTTGCCGAAATCGACGTGTTTTCGCGCCTGATTATGGACCGGATCATCTTTCTGGGTACCGCCGTCGATGACCACATTGCCAACATTCTGACGGCGCAGATGCTGTTTTTGGAGTCAGTTGACAACAGGAAAGACATTCTGCTCTACATCAACTCGCCCGGTGGCTCCGTGTACGCCGGCCTGGGCATCTATGACACCATGCAGTATATCAGCCCCGATGTGGCTACTATCTGCACTGGCATGGCGGCCAGCATGGGTTCGTTTCTGCTGTGCGGAGGCGCTATTGGCAAACGCTCAGCCCTGCCCCACGCCCGCGTCATGATTCACCAGCCCAGCGGCGGGGTGCAGGGCCCGTCAGCCGACATCGAAATCACGGCCCGCGAGGTGGTGAAGCTACGCCAGGAACTCTACAACATTTACGCCGAGCGCACCGGCAAAACCTACGAGCAAATCCACAACGACGCCGACCGGGACCACTGGCTGCGTGCTGATGAGGCCAAAGAATACGGCGTCATTGATGAAGTGCTGAAGAAGGAATGA
- the bcp gene encoding thioredoxin-dependent thiol peroxidase translates to MTIPQVGEPAPAFEAQDQHGTLHRLQDYAGRKVALYFYPKDDTSGCTAQACNLRDNYQSLLGAGIQVLGVSIDPQKSHQKFAQKYELPFPLLVDEDKRLVQAYGVWQEKSMYGRTYMGTMRYTFVIDEQGRIEKVITKVDTKNHAAQLL, encoded by the coding sequence ATGACAATTCCCCAAGTTGGCGAGCCGGCTCCGGCTTTTGAGGCCCAGGACCAGCACGGCACCCTGCACCGCCTCCAGGACTACGCCGGCCGCAAAGTGGCCCTCTACTTCTACCCCAAAGACGACACCAGCGGCTGCACGGCCCAGGCCTGCAACCTGCGCGACAACTACCAGAGCCTGCTCGGGGCCGGCATTCAGGTGCTGGGCGTGAGCATCGACCCGCAGAAGTCCCACCAGAAGTTTGCTCAGAAGTACGAGTTGCCCTTCCCGCTGCTGGTTGATGAGGACAAACGACTCGTGCAGGCTTACGGGGTGTGGCAGGAGAAGTCGATGTACGGCCGCACCTACATGGGCACCATGCGCTACACCTTCGTCATCGACGAGCAGGGCCGTATCGAGAAGGTCATTACCAAAGTCGACACCAAGAACCACGCCGCCCAGCTGCTGTAG
- a CDS encoding M23 family metallopeptidase, producing MISLQPRQLLSVALPFLVLLGLRPASCGGQQPDSSGDKPQAAAPAADTRPAVEPGYFLFPIKPGKQNFLAGSMGELRPNHFHGGLDIKTDGRVDLPVYASADGYVSRLKQSSFGYGNVLYITHPNGLTTVYGHLNHFRGPVAEELRRRQYERQTYELELFFKPGQFPVKRGEVVALSGNTGGSVGPHLHWEVRTAQDHQLNPLQWGGFPEVQDHVAPTMQAFAVEALSIDARVQGRFGKSVFVPKAPPLPGGGGYVWPDTIRAFGTVGLLVQGFDRFDGVWNRNGFQQVEVEVNGQPLYRHVVDDIPFPEGSRQINRHVDYEWRAMQGRQLERLFVDDGNDLGIYTTGPGRGRLRVEPGQLYSVEIRLSDCYGNTTPLRLVLRGEQPAYFKTRSAAVKAPALRYDISRNLLVAVAQDPDTAAVGGPLTLYRGSRRLTLKPSYTEQSQNVYLYDLRAGRPDSLQFGRLVKRFERQAMVPSGQEFGFATAHLHLGFGPKTLFDTLYVQTSYGQGVWTVHLPRVPLYQPLRLTLKPETEVADKARSAIYSITPKGGKAYVGGTWSGNTISAPIKTFGRFRILTDTIPPSGRLISRGPAGVVFKVGDDLSGLASYKLEVNGQFRLLRFEHKNATLFSERDDRLGPPLRGPATLRLIDQAGNERVLHVVL from the coding sequence TTGATTTCTCTCCAGCCGCGGCAGCTGCTTAGCGTAGCGTTGCCGTTTCTGGTGCTGCTGGGGCTGCGGCCGGCTTCCTGCGGAGGCCAGCAGCCCGATTCCTCCGGCGACAAACCCCAAGCTGCCGCCCCGGCCGCCGACACCCGGCCGGCCGTGGAGCCCGGCTACTTTCTGTTTCCCATCAAGCCGGGCAAGCAGAATTTCCTGGCGGGCAGCATGGGCGAGCTGCGGCCCAATCACTTCCACGGCGGCCTCGACATCAAAACCGATGGCCGCGTGGACCTGCCCGTCTATGCCTCGGCCGACGGCTACGTGTCGCGGCTCAAGCAAAGCTCTTTCGGCTACGGCAACGTGCTTTATATCACCCACCCCAACGGGCTGACCACGGTGTACGGCCACCTCAACCACTTTCGGGGGCCGGTGGCCGAGGAGCTGCGCCGCCGCCAGTACGAGCGGCAGACCTACGAGCTGGAGCTGTTTTTCAAGCCCGGCCAGTTTCCGGTGAAGCGCGGCGAGGTGGTGGCCTTGTCGGGCAACACGGGCGGCTCAGTGGGCCCGCACCTGCACTGGGAGGTGCGCACGGCCCAGGACCACCAGCTCAACCCCTTGCAGTGGGGCGGCTTCCCCGAGGTGCAGGACCACGTGGCCCCCACGATGCAGGCCTTTGCGGTAGAAGCGCTGAGCATTGACGCCCGCGTGCAGGGGCGGTTTGGCAAGTCGGTGTTCGTGCCCAAGGCCCCGCCCCTGCCTGGCGGCGGGGGCTACGTGTGGCCCGACACCATCCGGGCCTTCGGCACGGTGGGCCTGCTGGTGCAGGGCTTCGACCGGTTCGACGGGGTGTGGAACCGAAACGGCTTTCAGCAGGTGGAAGTGGAGGTGAACGGCCAGCCCCTGTACCGGCACGTGGTCGACGACATTCCCTTCCCGGAAGGCTCCCGGCAGATCAACCGCCACGTGGATTACGAGTGGCGGGCCATGCAGGGGCGGCAGCTGGAACGGCTGTTCGTGGACGACGGCAACGACCTGGGCATCTACACCACCGGCCCCGGCCGGGGCCGGCTGCGCGTGGAGCCGGGCCAGCTCTACAGCGTCGAAATCAGGCTTTCGGACTGCTATGGCAACACCACGCCCCTGCGGCTGGTGCTGCGGGGCGAGCAGCCGGCCTACTTCAAAACCCGCTCGGCGGCCGTCAAAGCGCCGGCCCTGCGCTACGACATCAGCCGCAACCTGCTGGTGGCCGTGGCCCAGGACCCCGACACGGCCGCCGTGGGCGGGCCTCTGACCCTGTACCGCGGCAGCCGCCGCCTCACTCTGAAGCCCAGCTACACCGAGCAAAGCCAGAACGTGTACCTCTACGACCTGCGCGCCGGCCGCCCCGACTCCCTGCAGTTTGGGCGCCTCGTAAAGCGGTTTGAGCGCCAGGCCATGGTGCCCTCGGGCCAGGAGTTTGGCTTCGCCACGGCTCACCTGCACCTGGGCTTCGGGCCTAAAACCCTGTTCGACACGCTCTACGTGCAAACCAGCTACGGGCAGGGCGTCTGGACCGTGCACCTGCCGCGCGTCCCGCTCTACCAGCCGTTGCGCCTCACCCTCAAGCCCGAAACCGAGGTGGCCGATAAAGCCCGCTCGGCCATCTACAGCATCACGCCCAAAGGCGGCAAGGCCTACGTGGGTGGCACCTGGAGCGGCAACACCATCTCGGCCCCCATCAAAACCTTCGGCCGGTTCCGCATCCTCACCGACACCATTCCGCCCTCGGGCCGCCTCATCAGCCGGGGCCCGGCCGGCGTGGTGTTCAAGGTCGGCGACGACCTGTCGGGGCTGGCGTCTTACAAGCTGGAAGTTAACGGGCAGTTTCGCCTGCTGCGCTTCGAGCACAAAAACGCCACCCTGTTTTCGGAGCGCGACGACCGGCTGGGTCCGCCCCTGCGCGGCCCCGCCACCCTGCGCCTCATCGACCAGGCCGGCAACGAACGGGTGCTGCACGTGGTGCTGTGA
- a CDS encoding lipocalin family protein gives MPASPAKNPRQPVLLAAAAAVATGVAAYAFARRKSHPPLPTVAHVDLHRYRGLWYEVARLPARFEKGCQHVTAEYKLRPDGKVQVLNTCHKHSLNGPVETAAGTARVVDAKTNAKLRVSFFWPFEGDYWILDLDQADYRYALVGEPGRKNLWILSRTPHLERSLRDRLVAKGRELGFPVDRLIFTPQPT, from the coding sequence ATGCCTGCTTCTCCTGCTAAAAACCCGCGCCAACCCGTACTGCTGGCCGCCGCGGCTGCCGTGGCTACTGGTGTGGCGGCCTATGCTTTTGCCCGGCGCAAAAGTCACCCGCCCCTGCCCACCGTGGCACACGTGGACCTGCACCGGTACCGCGGTTTGTGGTACGAGGTGGCCCGCCTGCCCGCCCGCTTCGAGAAAGGCTGCCAGCACGTGACGGCCGAGTACAAGCTGCGCCCCGACGGCAAGGTGCAGGTGCTCAACACCTGCCACAAGCACAGTCTCAACGGCCCGGTGGAAACCGCCGCCGGCACCGCCCGCGTCGTAGATGCCAAGACCAACGCCAAGCTCCGGGTCAGCTTCTTCTGGCCGTTTGAAGGCGACTACTGGATTCTGGACCTCGACCAGGCCGACTACCGCTATGCCCTGGTGGGCGAGCCGGGCCGCAAAAACCTCTGGATTCTCAGCCGCACGCCCCACCTGGAGCGCAGCCTCCGCGACCGGCTGGTGGCGAAAGGCCGGGAGCTGGGCTTTCCGGTCGACAGGCTCATCTTCACGCCCCAGCCCACCTGA
- a CDS encoding fumarylacetoacetate hydrolase family protein, with amino-acid sequence MKILCIGRNYAEHIAELQNETPDAPVIFAKPDTALLQRNQPFFLPDFSQDIHHEIELVLRVCKNGKNIDPKFAHTYFDAIGLGIDFTARDLQSKLKAKGLPWELAKGFDGSAPISPEFKPVTDFADLSNIDFRLEVNGEVRQRGNSGLMLHPFAAIISYISRFITLKTGDLLFTGTPSGVGPVRIGDQLTGYIGEEKMLDLAVK; translated from the coding sequence ATGAAAATCCTGTGCATTGGCCGCAACTACGCGGAACATATTGCCGAGCTTCAGAACGAAACGCCCGACGCGCCCGTCATCTTCGCCAAGCCCGATACGGCCCTGCTTCAGCGCAATCAGCCGTTTTTCCTGCCCGATTTTTCCCAGGATATCCACCACGAAATTGAGCTGGTGCTGCGCGTGTGCAAAAACGGCAAGAACATCGACCCGAAGTTTGCCCATACCTACTTCGACGCCATCGGCCTGGGCATCGACTTCACGGCCCGCGACCTGCAAAGCAAGCTGAAAGCCAAGGGCCTGCCCTGGGAGCTGGCCAAGGGTTTCGACGGCTCGGCCCCGATTTCGCCGGAGTTCAAGCCCGTCACCGACTTCGCCGACCTGAGCAACATCGACTTTCGCCTGGAAGTGAATGGTGAGGTGCGGCAGCGCGGCAATTCTGGGCTGATGCTCCACCCCTTCGCCGCCATCATCAGCTACATTTCCCGGTTTATCACCCTGAAAACGGGCGACTTACTTTTTACCGGCACTCCCAGCGGCGTCGGCCCCGTGCGCATCGGCGACCAGCTCACGGGCTACATCGGCGAGGAGAAAATGCTGGACCTGGCGGTGAAATAG
- a CDS encoding M48 family metallopeptidase: MLKKIALASCLFVAAACSTVPITGRRQLSLVSDAEVNALAAQQYQQVLQKSQVVSSGSQAAMVRRVGQRVQQAVETYFRQQNAQSQLAGYQWEFNLIQDDKQQNAWCMPGGKVAVYTGILPITQDENGLAVVMGHEIAHAVAKHGNERMSQGLVQQLGGQALGAALSTNSAMTQQVALQAFGVGSQLGLLKYGRNQESEADRLGLIFMAMAGYDPKGAVSFWERMAARENAAAPPEFLSSHPSNETRIADIQRLLPEASQYYKGR; encoded by the coding sequence ATGCTCAAGAAAATTGCCCTTGCTAGCTGCCTGTTCGTGGCGGCGGCGTGCTCCACGGTTCCCATCACCGGCCGGCGCCAGCTTAGCCTGGTTTCCGATGCCGAGGTAAACGCCCTGGCCGCCCAGCAATACCAGCAGGTGCTTCAGAAAAGCCAAGTCGTAAGCAGCGGCTCACAGGCGGCTATGGTGCGGCGGGTAGGCCAGCGCGTGCAGCAGGCCGTAGAAACGTATTTCCGCCAGCAAAATGCCCAAAGCCAGCTGGCCGGCTACCAGTGGGAGTTCAATCTGATTCAGGACGATAAGCAGCAGAACGCCTGGTGTATGCCCGGTGGCAAGGTGGCCGTGTACACTGGCATCCTGCCCATCACCCAGGACGAAAACGGCCTGGCCGTGGTCATGGGCCACGAAATTGCCCACGCCGTAGCCAAGCACGGCAACGAGCGGATGAGCCAGGGCCTGGTGCAGCAGCTGGGCGGGCAGGCCCTGGGGGCGGCCCTGTCCACCAACTCGGCCATGACCCAGCAGGTAGCCCTGCAAGCCTTCGGCGTCGGCTCGCAGCTGGGCCTGCTCAAGTACGGCCGCAACCAGGAGTCGGAAGCCGACCGCCTGGGGCTGATTTTCATGGCCATGGCCGGCTACGACCCCAAAGGAGCCGTCAGCTTCTGGGAGCGAATGGCGGCCCGCGAAAATGCCGCCGCGCCCCCGGAGTTCTTGTCGAGCCACCCCTCCAACGAAACCCGCATTGCCGACATCCAACGGTTGCTGCCCGAAGCCAGCCAGTACTACAAGGGCCGCTAA